In one Fibrobacterota bacterium genomic region, the following are encoded:
- the rpsF gene encoding 30S ribosomal protein S6: protein MAKPYETVIVVDAMIPDESIASEFDAIGKLIESQGKLVKLDRWGKRKLAYSIRKRTHGEYAVFYYEAGSGALAAELDKRLRINENVLRWLTVADNPIGVPADKAPEAEGAPQAEGAPGRDGAPFREGGRDGRDRDRDRDREPAEFRGGRREREE, encoded by the coding sequence TTGGCAAAACCATACGAAACCGTAATTGTCGTGGATGCGATGATTCCCGATGAATCGATCGCGTCGGAATTCGACGCCATCGGGAAGCTCATCGAATCCCAGGGGAAGCTGGTCAAGCTGGACCGTTGGGGCAAGCGCAAGCTGGCCTACAGCATCCGCAAGCGCACCCATGGCGAATATGCCGTGTTCTACTACGAAGCCGGTTCGGGCGCCCTCGCCGCCGAGCTCGATAAGCGCCTCCGCATCAATGAGAACGTGCTGCGCTGGCTGACCGTGGCCGATAACCCGATCGGCGTGCCCGCCGACAAGGCCCCCGAGGCCGAAGGCGCTCCGCAAGCCGAAGGCGCCCCCGGACGGGATGGCGCGCCTTTCAGGGAAGGCGGCCGCGATGGCCGTGACCGCGACCGCGACCGCGACCGTGAACCCGCAGAATTCCGCGGCGGACGCCGCGAAAGGGAGGAATAA